A window of Nonomuraea angiospora genomic DNA:
GACCACGACGAGCGCGAGGCCGATGAGGCCCGCGACCAGACCGCCCTGCAGCTGGTCCTGGCCCAGCGTCGAGGAGACCGTGTCGACCGAGCTGCGGTTGAACTTCAGCGGCAGCGCGCCGTACTTGAGCTGGTCGGCCAGCTGGGTGGCGCTGACCTGGTCGAAGCCGCCGGTGATCTCGGCCCGGCCGCCGGGGATCGGGCTGATGATGTTGGGGGCGGTGATGACGACGCCGTCGAGCACGACCGCGACCTTGTTACGTGGCTCCTGCGAGTTGTAGGCGGCCGTGGTGAGCTTGCTCCACTCGGCCGCGCCCTTGCTCTTGAAGTCGAGCTGGACGACCCACTCGACGGTGCCCTGGCGGACGCCCGCCGAGGCCGTGTCGATGTCGGTGCCGACGACCTTGGCGACGTCGAGGACGTACTTGTAGCTGCCGTCGGTCTCACAGCCCGCGTACTGCTTCTTCGGGTCGTCCTGGACGCCCTGGCCGCGGTTGGCCGGGTTGGCGCAGTCGAGCTTGTTGAACTGGGCCAGCACCGCCGGGTCGATGCCCTGGGTGTTGACGCCCGCGTTGGGGTTCTGCGCGGGCGGCGTGCTGGGCTGGCCGGACGGGGCCGCCGTCGGGGTGGCCTTGGCGTTCTGGCCCTTGTTCTGCTGCTTCTGGGGGGTGTCGGTGGCGCCGGGCTGCGCCGTCGCCGACGCGGCCGGCGTCGGCGCGGTCAGCGCGGACGACAGCGCCTTGCCCGTCGGGGACACGCTGGGCTGCGGCGTGGAGGCCGCGGGCGCGCCAGACTTGTCCGACCTGGGGGTGGTGGACTTGTCGGACTTGGGGGTGGCGGGCTGGCTCGCCGAACCCGACGGGCTCGGCGTCGGCGCGTTGGTGGCCAGGTTCTGCGGAACCTGCGTGGCCTCCATGGCCAGCACCT
This region includes:
- the secD gene encoding protein translocase subunit SecD encodes the protein MARPTSRHSRPGRTLLVLLALILALGGTMFLQKAFTPKLGLDLAGGTTVTLSPVTLNNAAPPDEILDRAVNIIRERVNGTGISDAEVAKSGSNIIISIPGVGQSEAIKLVATTAELRFRQVLAMEATQVPQNLATNAPTPSPSGSASQPATPKSDKSTTPRSDKSGAPAASTPQPSVSPTGKALSSALTAPTPAASATAQPGATDTPQKQQNKGQNAKATPTAAPSGQPSTPPAQNPNAGVNTQGIDPAVLAQFNKLDCANPANRGQGVQDDPKKQYAGCETDGSYKYVLDVAKVVGTDIDTASAGVRQGTVEWVVQLDFKSKGAAEWSKLTTAAYNSQEPRNKVAVVLDGVVITAPNIISPIPGGRAEITGGFDQVSATQLADQLKYGALPLKFNRSSVDTVSSTLGQDQLQGGLVAGLIGLALVVVYSMLYYRGLGLVAVLSLVVATILTYTAVVVLGHNANFRLSLPHIIGLVVSIGITADSFIVYFERIRDEMKEGHRTLRAAVEVAWVRARRTILIADAVMFIAAIVLYFLAVGGVAGFAFAMGLTTLIDIVVVFLFTKPFIALLARLKFFAKGHPLSGLDAERMSEAGSSGRPTTPQEA